The region TTTCAAGCAAAGTAAGTTAAAGTATGCAATTCGTTCTATGTTTGCAGGTGCTTTTTTAACCTTTAGTACAGCTGCCGGCGCTATTGGTGCAGATTTACTTAATAGTATTGTTCCAAGTAGTGGGTATTTCCTGTTCCCATTTGTTTTTGCTTGGGGGCTGGTTTATATTGTCTTTCTAAATGCGGAATTGGTAACTTCCAATATGATGTATTTAACAGCAGGCGCATTTTTGAAAAAGATTGATTGGAAAAAGGCAATGATTATTTTACTCTATTGTACTTTGTTTAATCTCATTGGTGCCTTGGTGGCTGGATGGGCCTTTGCCAACTCGTCAGCCTTTTCGCATTTGACCCATGATAGTTTCCTTCCTAAGCTTGTAGCCAAGAAATTGGCGCGTCCAAGTGATTTAGTCCTGCTTGAGGGAATTCTTGCCAATGTATTTGTAAATATTGCCATTCTTTCATCTATATTAGTCAAAGACGGTGCTGCCAAACTATGGATCATTTTATCAGCTATTTCCATGTTTGTCTTCTTGTCCAATGAGCACATCGCTGCCAATTTTGCTTCCTTTAGTATTATGAAATTCAGCATGATTGCTGATCAAGTACCTCACTTTGATCTTCCAAATATCCTTCGACATTGGGGTGTAACCTTTATTGCTAACTTTATAGGTGGAGGTCTTCTGATTGGTTTACCGTATGCCTTTCTAAATAAGAATGAAGATACATATGTTGATTAAGAAGAGTTAGTGTATCAGGGAGAGTCAGAACGATTCTCTCTTTTTTCTTTTACAAAATAGGCTTGCAGAGAAAATCGTTTTGTAAATTGTAACAACAAAATATATTAAATAGAATAAAAGTTATTCCATGCAATCTTTATATTCTAATAATTAAAAATTCTAAAAGCTTGTTATTCAAACAATGTAAACGATTACTGGATTTATAAATTTATTAAAAATACAATTAGGAAAGGCTTTTCATTATATCGATTTTATGTTATAATTATCACAAATAAAAGTTTTAGGAGTTTATTATGGTTTCTTCAGAATTTATCTCAAAGATTGAATTTGCTTGCAAGAAGAAGGAAAGTCTTTATAGTCAAAGCAAATTTAAGTATGCGATTCGTTCTATGTTTGCAGGTGCATTTTTAACCTTCAGTACTGCTGCTGGTGCGGTTGGGGCTGACTTGATTAATAAAATTGCACCAGGTAGTGGACGCTTCCTCTTCCCATTTGTCTTTGCTTGGGGCTTGGCCTATATTGTTTTCTTGAATGCCGAGTTGGTAACATCAAACATGATGTTCTTGACTGCTGGTAGTTTCTTGAAAAAAATTTCTTGGAGAAAGACAGCTGAGATTTTACTTTACTGTACCTTGTTCAACCTTATCGGGGCTTTGATAGCAGGTTGGGGCTTTGCTCATTCGGCAGCCTATGCACATCTGACACACGATAGTTTCATCTCAGGGGTTGTTGAGATGAAGTTAGGCCGTTCAAATGAATTAATCTTGCTTGAGGCGATTTTGGCAAATATTTTCGTAAATATTGCGATTCTTTCATTTGTTTTGGTCAAAGATGGTGGTGCCAAACTTTGGCTAGTTTTATCAGCAATTTACATGTTTGTATTCTTAACAAACGAGCACATTGCGGCGAATTTTGCTTCTTTCGCTATTGTGAAATTCAGTGTTGCTGCTGATTCAATTGCTAACTTCGGTGTTGGAAATATGCTTCGTCACTGGGGTGTAACCTTCATTGGGAACTTCATTGGTGGTGGTCTCTTGATGGGTCTTCCATATGCCTTCCTCAATAAAAATGAAGATACTTATGTAGATTAAGAAAATGAGCACGATTGAGTCGTGCTTTTTTCATTTTTAAAATAAGGTAATAGCTATTTCTTATATCAAAATATAGAAAACTGATATTTGTAAACTATACCTTAAGGTGCTACAATATCCTTAATCAAACTATTTGGAGGTCGCCCTATGACTCGTGATTTTAAATTTGAAACTTTGCAACTACATGCTGGTCAAGTTGTGGATCCAGCTACCAAGTCTCGTGCAGTGCCGATTTATCAAACAACATCTTTTGTTTTTGATGACACGCAGGAAGGTGCCGATCTGTTTGCCTTGAGGAAACCAGGGAACATTTATACTCGTATCACCAATCCTACAACGGCTGCTTTTGAAGAAAGAATTGCAGCTCTCGAAGGTGGTGTCGGATCTCTTGCAACAGCATCAGGTATGGCTGCAGTGACTTATACGATTTTGGCTCTTGCTCATGCAGGTGACCATGTAGTGGCAGCATCAACTATTTACGGTGGGACTTTCAATCTCTTGAAAGAAACCCTTCCTCGTTATGGTATCACAACAACCTTTGTCGATGTGGATAATTTGGATGAAGTAGAAGCAGCTATCAATGACAATACCAAGCTTGTCTTGATTGAAACCTTGGGCAACCCCTTGATTAACATTCCAGATTTGGAAAAATTGGCAGAGATTGCTCATAAGCATCAGATTCCACTTGTTTCCGACAATACCTTTGCTACACCTTACTTGATTAATGTCTTTTCTCACGGCGTAGATATTGCTATTCACTCAGCGACTAAGTTTATCGGTGGGCATGGTACGACTATTGGAGGCGTGATTGTCGATAGCGGTCGTTTTGACTGGGCGGCTTCAGGAAAATTCCCTCAATTTGTTGAGGAAGACCCAAGCTACCACAATTTGAGCTATACTCGTGATGTGGGTGCAGCAGCCTTTATTATCGCTGTCCGTGTCCAATTGCTTCGTGATACAGGTGCAGCCTTGTCACCATTCAATGCTTTCCTCTTGCTTCAAGGACTTGAAACCCTTTCTCTTCGTGTCGAACGTCATGTGCAAAATGCAGAGAAAATTGTTGATTTCCTTGTCAACCATCCTAAGGTAGAAAAAGTCAACTATCCAAAACTTGCTGATAGTCCTTACCATGCCTTGGCTGAGAAATACTTGCCAAAAGGTGTGGGCTCAATCTTTACCTTCCATGTCAAAGGTGGGGAAGCAGAAGCACGCAAGGTAATTGATCATTTAGAAATCTTCTCTGACCTTGCCAATGTGGCAGATGCTAAATCGCTTGTTGTTCATCCAGCTACAACCACTCACGGTCAATTGTCAGAAAAAGACCTAGAAGCAGCAGGTGTCACACCAAACCAAATTCGTTTGTCAATCGGTCTTGAAAATGTAGATGATTTGATCGAAGACTTGCGCTTGGCCTTGGAAAAAATTTAAAGTAAAAGAAGATAAACAGTGGGTTTTGACTCACTGTTTTTGATTTTCCCTCAGGCATGATATAATGGATAAAGAAGTCTAGAAAGAGGAACGATATGAACGAAATCAAATGCCCCAACTGTGGGGAAGTCTTTACAGTAAATGAAAGTCAGTATGCTGAACTTTTATCCCAAGTGAGAACAGCAGAGTTTGATAAGGAAGTACATGATCGGATGAAGCAGGAACTGGCCTTGGCTGAGCAAAAGGCCATGAATGAACAACAGTCTAAACTAGCTCAAAAAGACCAAGAAATTGCTCAATTACAGAGTCAAATCCAAAATTTTGATACAGAAAAAGAATTGGCCAAGAAAGAGGTTGAACAGACAAGCAATCAGGCATTATTGGCTAAGGATAAGGAAGTACAGGCCTTGGAAAATCAATTGGCGACCTTACGTTTGGAGCATGAAAATCAACTGCAAAAGACCCTTTCTGACCTAGAAAAAGAACGGGATCAGGTCAAAAATCAGCTTCTTTTACAAGAAAAAGAAAATGAGTTGTCTTTGGCTTCTCTTAAACAAAACTATGAAGCACAGCTCAAGGCAGCGAGTGAACAGGTCGAGTTCTATAAGAATTTCAAAGCCCAGCAGTCTACAAAAGCTATCGGGGAAAGTCTGGAACACTATGCAGAGAGTGAGTTTAACAAGGTCCGCAGTTTTGCTTTT is a window of Streptococcus mitis DNA encoding:
- a CDS encoding formate/nitrite transporter family protein, with amino-acid sequence MSSSEFISKIDYYCHKKESLFKQSKLKYAIRSMFAGAFLTFSTAAGAIGADLLNSIVPSSGYFLFPFVFAWGLVYIVFLNAELVTSNMMYLTAGAFLKKIDWKKAMIILLYCTLFNLIGALVAGWAFANSSAFSHLTHDSFLPKLVAKKLARPSDLVLLEGILANVFVNIAILSSILVKDGAAKLWIILSAISMFVFLSNEHIAANFASFSIMKFSMIADQVPHFDLPNILRHWGVTFIANFIGGGLLIGLPYAFLNKNEDTYVD
- a CDS encoding formate/nitrite transporter family protein, with the translated sequence MVSSEFISKIEFACKKKESLYSQSKFKYAIRSMFAGAFLTFSTAAGAVGADLINKIAPGSGRFLFPFVFAWGLAYIVFLNAELVTSNMMFLTAGSFLKKISWRKTAEILLYCTLFNLIGALIAGWGFAHSAAYAHLTHDSFISGVVEMKLGRSNELILLEAILANIFVNIAILSFVLVKDGGAKLWLVLSAIYMFVFLTNEHIAANFASFAIVKFSVAADSIANFGVGNMLRHWGVTFIGNFIGGGLLMGLPYAFLNKNEDTYVD
- a CDS encoding O-acetylhomoserine aminocarboxypropyltransferase/cysteine synthase family protein, with product MTRDFKFETLQLHAGQVVDPATKSRAVPIYQTTSFVFDDTQEGADLFALRKPGNIYTRITNPTTAAFEERIAALEGGVGSLATASGMAAVTYTILALAHAGDHVVAASTIYGGTFNLLKETLPRYGITTTFVDVDNLDEVEAAINDNTKLVLIETLGNPLINIPDLEKLAEIAHKHQIPLVSDNTFATPYLINVFSHGVDIAIHSATKFIGGHGTTIGGVIVDSGRFDWAASGKFPQFVEEDPSYHNLSYTRDVGAAAFIIAVRVQLLRDTGAALSPFNAFLLLQGLETLSLRVERHVQNAEKIVDFLVNHPKVEKVNYPKLADSPYHALAEKYLPKGVGSIFTFHVKGGEAEARKVIDHLEIFSDLANVADAKSLVVHPATTTHGQLSEKDLEAAGVTPNQIRLSIGLENVDDLIEDLRLALEKI